DNA sequence from the Nakaseomyces glabratus chromosome E, complete sequence genome:
AGATCAGCAATTAATGCCGCGGAGTTAGCTGGCATGAATACCAAACTCACATGACTTGTAAACGTAAATAGCgagtgaaaaatttttgtgaaaaaaaaaaaatttgcgatgcCCATCGAGTTCTATGGTGGAGGGGGATTGCAAAGTATATAAGAAGCGGTGGTGTCATTGGTGGATCAGGATAAGTGGCCGGAGTAGACCAGCGAACACATTGACAACATGAGTGAGGATAGTGCTGAGCAGGTGAGGAAGACATTTATTGAGCAGGTGAGGATGCGTAAGGCTGCGTTGGAGCAAGCGAAGCTTGCCAAACAGAAGGCCGAGGAAGACGCCAAGCGCGCTGCAGAGGAagaggagaagaaaaagcaGGAGGCTGCCGAAGCTGAGGTGAGGGCTGCTGAAGAGGCTAAGGCTGCTGAAGCCAAGGCTCAGGCCGAAGCTGAAGCTGCAGCCCAAAAGGAAGCTCACGCTGAAGCAGATGTCGATGCCATTGAGGCCGATGTGGAAGAAAAGGTTGATGATTCTGAATCCAACGCTGAAGTGGAGGTAGATGCCAAGGAGGAGGCAGCTCCAGAGGAGAAGACCGAAGAAGCTGTTGTTGCGCCAGAGAATTCTATCTCTGTGTTTCTAGAGAACGTGCACAAGGCTGAGGGCATTGAGGACCCATACACAATGGAATATCCAGCCGGTTTGGAGAAACCAGACCCTAGATATAAGAAGGAGACTATGAAGTACACATATGGCCCTACTTTCTTGCTGCAATTCAAGACCAAGATTAACTTCCAGGTTGATGAGCAATTTAAAGCCAGTGTCTTATCCAAGATTGTTATTCCACCATCTAGTGGcaacagaagaaataaCAGTACCAGATCCCTTAGAGATCCAGCTCTTTTGCCAAACTCTTCTCGTAACGGCTCTAGAAGAAGTACCCGTAACTCCAAGAGATCATCCAGAAGAGGTGACAGGGACAGGGATAGCAGAAGAGGCGCCAGAGACTCTTTCAGAAAGGGCGATGAAAACTCTGAGAAGCAAGATCAAAAACCACCAGCTGAACCAGTGGCCCCATTGGTGCCAAGTGCCAACAGATGGGTTCCAAAATCCAGACTCAAAAAGGCTACTACCGAAGATGGCGAGCCTACTGTTAGATATGCCCCAGATGGTAAGACTGTTCTATTAGAAAAGGAAGACGTCGAAAGAAAGATGAAGTCTTTGTTGAACAAGTTGACTTTAGAGAAGTTCGAACCAATTTCTActgaaattattgaaattgcCAATCAATCACAATGGGAAAAGAACGGTGAAACCCTACAAATTGTCATTGAACAGATTTTCCTAAAAGCATGTGATGAACCACATTGGTCTACCATGTACGCACAACTTTGTGGTAAGTTAGTAAAAGATCTTAACGAGGATATTGCCGATGAAAACAACGAGGGTAAGTCTGGTCCTAAGCTAGTTCTTTTATATCTAGTTGCTAGATGTCACACTGAATTCTCTAAGGGTTGGTCTGATAAACTACCTACAAATGAGGATGACTCCCCAATGGAACCTGAAATGATGTCTGATGAATACTACCAAGCTGTTGCAGCCAAGAGAAGAGGTCTTGGTTTGGTCCGTTTCATTGGTTTCCTATACAACTTGCATCTTCTAACAGTTAAAATGATGTTTGAGTGTTTCCGTAGGTTAATGAAGGATTTAACTGGCTCTCCATCTAATGAAGTTTTAGAATCTGTTGTTGAGTTACTAAACACTGTCGGTCAACAATTCGAAACTGATAGCTTTGCAATCGGTGAAAATGTCTTGCTAGGTTCCGATCTTCTAGATACTCTATTCGAATTGATTCAAAATGTTATCGACGCCGGAAAGATCTCAAGTAGAATCAAGTTTAAGTTGATCGATTTGAAGGAATTgagagaagagaagaactGGAATAATGACAAGAACGACCAAGGACCTAAGACTATCAAGCAAATTcatgaagaagacgaaAAGGCACGTCAACTAAAGGCCATGAACAGCAGTAACATGGGATCAAGAAACAACTCCAGACGTTCTGGTGGAAGAGACAGAGATTTCCCATCCAGACAAGGTAGTAACAGAGATAGAGGTTTGAGGAATTCCAAGAGAGAATTCTCCTCTCGTAGTAGTACTAACATATCAAAGGATAGCTTTATTACTACCAGATCAGCCTCTGGAAGATACACTAATGCTCAAACCGCAAGAAACCCTCTACAAAAGGAAGAAGCTCCAATCAAGCACTCGGCATCAACGAATATGTTCAGTGCTCTGATgaatgatgatgaggaaTAATTCCCTAAATGaaacatatttttttataaaaaatggcatttatttttttccttctttaAATCACGGCGCCTGTTTAAACTATCCAATCAaagaggaaagaaaaagattcttcaaattttatttttattttttgcatgcatttgttgtattttttatcatttatttCTCAATCAAGATCTATTTCAACCCAACTGTTATAAACCGAATGTTATTAGGGGCGATAATAGATAGTTTTCTATTTATGCCTATATTTTCAGcatgaaagaaaattaatttaagcatgttgtatttttttctatccAAATTCTAATAGTAATATTTTCATGTTTGTTCCTTTTTATTACCTCTGAAGCTATTCATAACATAATTTGCGTCTTGtccttttatttttttaccaatgattattatttttatttcataCTATCCTTTATGCATATCAATGGTAAGTTAATAAGCTATTTCACACTCAGTCCAAAAATACCTCTCAGAAAATCTAGCACACTCAAGAGATGTGTTCTTCTTAACtaatatcttttcttttattatagCTTTCTATttactatatttttaaacTAGAATAAAAATCCTATAAAATATGTCATACTACTACGATTATCATACTTCATATGACGGATACATCCTTTTTCGGTTGaaaaaatcaattaaaATAGGTAACCGAAGTAAATTTCACGACTTCCAGCAAACCTATAATGGGATGGCAATAAAGGCAGCATTATACTTGATCCTTGGGGTACTGTAAAGTTGAAGCAACTATTATAAGAACGTTTGAGATTTTAGTATCAATTAGAAGCCACACAGAAAATGAGTCTTGAAAATACAGACTCTAAGGCGATGGTACTCCTAATGGGGTTGAGGAGATGTGGTAAATCATCCATTTGCAAAGTGGTATTCCACAATATGCAACCATTAGATACCCTGTATCTAGAGTCTACTTCCAACCCTACAATGGAGCACTTCTCGACACTGATTGACCTGGCAGTCATGGAACTGCCGGGACAATTGAACTACTTTGAACCAAATTATGACTCTGCAGAATTATTTAAGAGTGTCGGTGCTC
Encoded proteins:
- the TIF4631 gene encoding translation initiation factor eIF4G (CAGL0E03289g~Ortholog(s) have mRNA binding activity and role in ribosomal large subunit biogenesis, stress granule assembly, translational initiation), which codes for MSEDSAEQVRKTFIEQVRMRKAALEQAKLAKQKAEEDAKRAAEEEEKKKQEAAEAEVRAAEEAKAAEAKAQAEAEAAAQKEAHAEADVDAIEADVEEKVDDSESNAEVEVDAKEEAAPEEKTEEAVVAPENSISVFLENVHKAEGIEDPYTMEYPAGLEKPDPRYKKETMKYTYGPTFLLQFKTKINFQVDEQFKASVLSKIVIPPSSGNRRNNSTRSLRDPALLPNSSRNGSRRSTRNSKRSSRRGDRDRDSRRGARDSFRKGDENSEKQDQKPPAEPVAPLVPSANRWVPKSRLKKATTEDGEPTVRYAPDGKTVLLEKEDVERKMKSLLNKLTLEKFEPISTEIIEIANQSQWEKNGETLQIVIEQIFLKACDEPHWSTMYAQLCGKLVKDLNEDIADENNEGKSGPKLVLLYLVARCHTEFSKGWSDKLPTNEDDSPMEPEMMSDEYYQAVAAKRRGLGLVRFIGFLYNLHLLTVKMMFECFRRLMKDLTGSPSNEVLESVVELLNTVGQQFETDSFAIGENVLLGSDLLDTLFELIQNVIDAGKISSRIKFKLIDLKELREEKNWNNDKNDQGPKTIKQIHEEDEKARQLKAMNSSNMGSRNNSRRSGGRDRDFPSRQGSNRDRGLRNSKREFSSRSSTNISKDSFITTRSASGRYTNAQTARNPLQKEEAPIKHSASTNMFSALMNDDEE